gggacaGCTTGGTCAGTGGTTgaggataatgaattaatgactTAAAGCTGGAAATATGGCCAATATATATCCTAATATAGGTTATTTTATATCttgataataatatatactaCAACATAGCCTGTAATTCATTATACAGTATAGTATGTGTAGTCTACATGAAATAGCCTCATGGTAAAGCCTTTTATTGTATACTACGTGGTAGCAAAGACATCGATTCATTCAAGCTTCACTCCCACATGCAAGGACCAGAACATCACCCAGAATGATACATCGTCATATTGCCCAACCCTGGTTCATATCCTTTACTGTTTATAACACTTACACTGTGGCAGTCAATTCATCTTCTACTCCTGCCCTCGGTTGTTAGGTAAACACACCTGGGTTTCACTCTAGCTGTATTTActgtagaaaataatcaaatcatTGATTATATATTGATTAAATATTGTGAAATAGCAACCGTGCTCCTTAACAAAAAGGACAAGCACACTGTGTATCATTCGTGTCCATCAACATAAACCTGTACCACCTGTACTGTAATTAGGCCTACTTTACATACAGAATACAGGCCACTCCTGCGGTTCTTATTGTTCCACATTAAGACCAGTTTTTTAGGAgatagttgtttttattgtagccTATGCTCATTCTAACATTATGTGTACCACTTCACCTGCCTTTTAGTATTAATGATTAAAGTTAAACTATTTTGAAGTTCTGATTGCTTCTTCATCCAATTCACATCTTGATGCATTGTAAGAGTCAGTAAACCCTGTACTGTTGGAAAATGAAGACACTGTAAATTGTATTCTTGAATGTAAGTGCAAAAAGTACACCATTTAAGAAAGTACATAATAAACGCTATCAAATCCTGCTGTAACAAGCACCACACTGAGTAGGAATGTTGTGGAGTAGTAAGAACATGACACGTATGACTGCAACGCCTTTTACTGAGGTGAATCATTATCAACAGCTCCTTTATCTGACCGGTTTCTCTTCTCTCCCACCCTGGGCTTGGTCCTTTAGTtatttgcattgaaaatgtACTATTCATACAACTGTGACCAACACGTTTTGTTCCTCTGAACAAAAAGAACTCTAGCCCAAAGGTGATGAGAGAGTACATGTTTGGCTGCAGGTTAATAAGCTAAAAAGAAGTTTTCACTTAACAGTATggactatacacacacacacaggctcttGTGGGTGTCCTGCAGGCACCAACCTTTGAAATGAGGCGTGACAGGTTTGTTACCTGTTCAGCtgcatttttttgccatttgctCAGGTTTTCAAAACTACAGAATTGTGATGTGGGAACATTTTCACACATGAGCACTGAGAGGTGAAGGTGACTTACCTCCTCATTGCtggaggatgaagatgaagatgaggatgaggatgagccTGATTGTTCTCCCtccttcttttccttcttttcctttttcttcttcttcttgccaTCTCCATCCTTGTGCTCGTCCTTTTTGTCAGACTTGTCCTTTTTGTCAgatttatcttttttgtcagaCTTATCTTTGGAGTcagatttgtcttttttgtcggACTTGTCCTTGTCATGTTCCTGAAAATTGCAAAAAGGTATCTTTGAATAAATTCCAGTTATCATAATTAGCCAATGTGCAGTAAGGACCGCTTCGTTTGCAGTGTATTGTGCCAAAGAGTTGGCAGTGACAACAGCAAAGAGGAAGCAGATTTACTGGAAAAACAACTTTCTGGTCTTGTCGTTTTAAAAGCAACATGTAAAGTCAAAAGTAGGTGTCAGATTCCACTTCTCAATACATGGAAAAGCTCTTACAACATGAGCATCTCATACCTTATCCTTGTCCTTATCCTTCTTCCAGGGCCAATTAATCTGATCCTTTTGAGCCTCGTCCTTCTTCACCTCCTCATCTCCACCTACAGCTGCACACATGCAAACGAGACAGATAGTAAGCAGACTTAGAGAGATAAAAGCAGTCTCTTTACAAAGCAGCAGTACAGCTACAGATCAGATACGCTTTGCTGGGACTGCCTTTCATAAACTACAAATGATACACCAGCATTCAATGGATAAGTAGGCATAAGTAATCTGTCGGGTGCAAAGCCTTAACTAAAACGCATGTTGCTCTCCTATCCCAGACTTGGAAAAAGAAGTCTATCCAGACAAATATTAACATCACTCTTCCTAATCACAGCTGTATTAGTCAAAGTAAATCTGAGTGTACCTGACGACAGATCGAAGTCGCTCATGGTGACTCCGTTTGTGCGATTTTCCAAACAAGTGGAGACTGACGGCGGGTTTGCTTTTCTAACACTCAGGAAACCTGGAAACCACACCTAAACCACGTGACCTAAACACACCTAGACACTGCTCtgggttaaaaatattttaagttatatGTGTACATATTAAATGCATATATCATACTGAACAAATTACATGCACATTTTAAAGCTTCACAGCGTTAAATCTTACAGCGAACATATTATGTTGTGTAAATAATTCAAGGTTGTGTTGATGGTAATACCCGTATGGGGCGGCCGAGACACACCTGCTGAAACaactgcggtcaagtgagccgtcattcgcttctccgtagtcaagccagccgtccctatataatgtagtgcgcccgtattgtgatatttacggtaaattcactgaaactgctccaagcgagctgacatgaaggataaacactttactgtcattctttatcgccttttttcagtataaaactcttaccagcagagaggagattaAGTATTAACGTTACATCAACACACCatgtgaaataatcaaattgcgtcgtgccgaaaatgtatttgttgtgtcaacgtgcggttttcagttttcagaataaagtgttacacaaccaggccctaatatcagataaatatggaaatacgattaattgcatgatatttaCAGaacttttcactttattttgtaaaacGCCTTTATATagagactgtacagtaaaatatcacattatattaaaattaatttaaattaaactgtctgtttccagtcactaatttcactgcaggttcattctacaggacttcagatatatcctcacacatttcagcacttttcactgtggaaattcataataaaatgcatttgaatatttactgtacagtaaaatattacattgtattttttaaaaaatcataaaaattaaactgtctgtttccagtcactaatttcactacAGGTTCATTCCACGGGACTTCAGGTAGGCTATATtctcacaaatttacaggaattttcactgtggaaattcataataaaatgcatttgaatatttactgtacagtaatatattacataaaaaataatttaaattaaactgtaaatttgtgagaaaattCCTGAAGTCccgtagaatgaacctgcagtgaaattagtggaaacagacagtttcattttaatacatttttaatgtaatatgtttaatgtacagtaaatattcaagtgcattttattatgaatttccatagtgaaaagtcctgtaaaaTGTGTGAGCATATACCTGAAGTCCTGTAGAATGaatctgcagtgaaattagtgattggaaacagatagtttaatttttatgaatttttaaaaatacaatgtaatattttactgtacagtaaatattcaaatgcattttattatgaatttccacagtgaaaattactgtaaatgtgtgaggatatacctgaagtcctgtagaatgaacctgcagtggaattagtgactggaaacagatattttaattttaattcattttaatataatgtaatattttactgtacagtctatatctAAAGGCgttttacaaaataaagtgaacttttctgtgaatatcatgcaattaatcttatttccatatttatctgatatttgggcctggttgtgtaatAGGCTACTTTATtgtaaaaactgaaaaccgcacgtTTAAATCCCCTTAGCTTAGAATTTGGACTTAGAACTTAGAAGGAACCCAATAAACAAAGAGAAATAACGAACCTCACTGAGATACTATTTAATTACAGGGTACCAATTCTTACTTACCTAATATTCTAGGGGGAAAGGGGAAAAATGGGTTGTCAGTGGTGAGATAAGTATTCAgatgttttactgtaataaatatacaCTATCCCCACAGTGTGAAGTACTTTATTACAgattaaagtcctgcatttaaagtCTTGcttgttaaatgtatttattcaaacACAATTTGCAGGGCCACCCCTCTCAAAGTGTTTTAAtgattaagaagaagaagaaattaccTCACCACATTGGCagatttgtcacattttttagtGCTTGCATCGTATGAAGAATGTTAATCTACAAAGTAATTCAAGCAATCAgatacatgtagtggagtaattggAGTGCAATTTTTCTCTCTGAGAAATGGTGGAGCAGACATATAAAGCACCACACAATGGAAACACTGAAGTACACTGATAAATATAAGTAGGCCTACCTCAAAATTGCATTTAATGTGGTATTTCAGTAAAtgtattttccaccactgcttaatacatttttttatttgtatacttATATTACATCAAAtgatattattactttttatcaTGTTGTTGTTAGGGATATTATTGTTGCTACATACAGGGCTAAGCCTGGAGGTGTGACACTTTAGATGTAGCAATACAATTATGTGAATGATATAAATACTGAGAACTAATATGTACACTTCGGATGGAATGTAGGATCCAACACAACTGATGGTAGGGAATGCACATGAGTGatatgccaacctcttctatgaaaagaactccaaattcctccaaccacaactaaatattaatacagtaaaaaaaaattgtattaagTTTATTAGTAATCAGTTTcaaaattgatagtttagtaactttgaGACTGATTTTGCTATCTTTCCCCTTTCTAAGAAAATGGATGGTATTGATATTAATTTAAGTCAAATTCTGATAGCAAGATTCTTCTAAATAAGCTAAAATCTTTACATATTATGACGACTTGTAAGAGGCAATTTGTATCTGTGACTAGATACCCCTACAATGTATTAACCTGCATTACCAGCTAATgttatttaaaagtaataacATACTACCACCAACTTAACAGCTACAGTCACTATTCAGTTTGTTGTTGCGCTACACTGAAGTAACCTGAGAGTCGTCTGTTTGAATCCCAGAACTGACAGGTCAAGACACCTAACCCCCagtgctcctaagcatggtgtgttcaatgGTGTGTAAATTCACTGCAcactgtttcagtgtgtgtttgtgcaaaaaaacttaattttaaaaatgttaaaaagaacCTGAGCTGTAGGAGTACCTGAAGGCAGCATAAGAAATAGTCAggaaacaaaacacataaaatcataTCGTTTTATTCCCAAAGCAAGGATTTTGAATAAATCATGTGAATGTGAAATTACATTTCCACAAATGTACaaatgtggaataaaaaatgttcaagGTAAAATTATCCTCAACTTGAAACCTTTCATAATGTCCCAGTTCATTTAAACACAGTAAACTCTACCAAATAAtatatgtcatatttttgttgcataaaggacacacacacacacatcattagaGCATAATATCTTATCATCACATTCAACATCCTCCAGTGTAAGGGTAAGGCTTTTCTTTAAAATCAGTAACATCTATTTTATTCTGTGACATCTCATTACTGGTAAGGCCTAGGGCCTTTCAATA
This is a stretch of genomic DNA from Centropristis striata isolate RG_2023a ecotype Rhode Island chromosome 4, C.striata_1.0, whole genome shotgun sequence. It encodes these proteins:
- the wu:fb18f06 gene encoding uncharacterized protein wu:fb18f06 → MSDFDLSSAVGGDEEVKKDEAQKDQINWPWKKDKDKDKEHDKDKSDKKDKSDSKDKSDKKDKSDKKDKSDKKDEHKDGDGKKKKKKEKKEKKEGEQSGSSSSSSSSSSSSNEED